Proteins co-encoded in one Setaria viridis chromosome 9, Setaria_viridis_v4.0, whole genome shotgun sequence genomic window:
- the LOC117835514 gene encoding pectinesterase inhibitor 11 codes for MAPQADAISTHHLRRHLVLLLTVAAVTTTRAGTTDTAAPTPSAAESQSTEPSAASFLRVRCATTLYSALCYDSLLPYASEFQTSHARLARVAADVAAARLRALSTRVKDILHHGPEPAEGSGGRPSETDALRDCASTTSAAANLARQSSAALNGLDAFQTANAAGGGGSSRQSRWEVSNAKTCLSAAMTNVGTCADGLDEAGATASPGGKEVTAGIVSVGQYTSNALALVNGIPL; via the coding sequence ATGGCACCTCAGGCTGATGCTATCTCCACCCACCACCTCCGTCGCCACCTCGTCCTCCTACTCACCGTTGCAGCCGTGACGACAACACGAGCAGGCACCACGGACACAGCGGCCCCCACCCCAAGCGCCGCGGAGAGTCAATCGACGGAGCCATCGGCAGCGTCCTTCCTCCGCGTCCGCTGCGCCACCACGCTGTACTCGGCCCTCTGCTACGACTCCCTCCTCCCCTACGCCTCCGAGTTCCAGACCAGCCACGCCAGGCTCGCGCGCGTCGCGGCcgacgtcgcggcggcgcgcctccGCGCACTCTCCACTCGCGTGAAGGACATCCTCCACCACGGCCCTGAGCcggcggaggggagcggcggACGGCCTAGCGAGACCGACGCGCTGCGCGACTGCGCCAGCACGACCTCGGCCGCAGCAAACCTGGCGAGGCAGTCGTCGGCTGCGCTAAACGGGCTGGACGCGTTCCAGACGGCCAACGcagctggcggtggcggcagcagcaggcagTCCAGGTGGGAGGTGTCCAACGCCAAGACGTGTCTCAGCGCGGCAATGACTAACGTGGGCACGTGCGCTGATGGGTTGGATGAAGCCGGCGCGACAGCCTCGCCAGGCGGGAAGGAAGTCACCGCCGGCATAGTAAGCGTGGGGCAGTACACGAGCAACGCCCTCGCGCTCGTCAATGGCATACCACTGTGA